From Chloracidobacterium thermophilum B:
TCTACCGTGGTACTTGTAACCATTCCTGTCAAAGAATACCTTGGTAATACCTCTTCTCTTTGCTTCTTCAGCAATTTCTTTACCAACCTTACTTGCTAAATACACTTTACGTGTTAGCTTTGTTTCATCGCTAGTATATTCTTGTAATTTTAGTGAGCTGGCAGAACATACAGTAATTCCTCTTACATCATCTATGATTTGTGCATAGATGTGCTTTGCACTTCGATATACACAGAGGCGAAGGCGAGTATCAACTGACCCTTTTATTTTTCTTCTTCGGTGGCCCATAATTATCTCAGCTTGCTCTATATTAGTAGTTAAGCTTTAGAGTTCGTCCTACTTCTTTCCTCCTTTGCCACCAGATTTTCCTGGTTTCAGGAGGATTGGCTTACTAGCATAACGAATGCCTTTGCCTTTGTAGGCATCAGGAACTCTCAGTTTTACTAGATTCGCTGCAACTTGTCCAACAAGCTCCTTATCAGAACCCTTAATCGTCAGTGTGGCTTGGTACTGCTGTATTGGTTTTTGTAACTTTTCAATAATGCAATCTATACCATCTGGAAGGTGGTATTCTACTGGATGGGAGTAGCCTAGACTAAAGACAAGTTTATTGTCTTTCTTATCTACTTTGTAGCCAACACCAACTAAGTCCAAGTCAACTGAGAACTTGGATTGAAGTCCAGTAATAGCGTTGTTAATTAGAGTCCTCAACAATCCTTGATATTGATGACTTGAGTTATTGAGTGACACAACCCGAAGATGTCCATCCAGAATATCTACCCTTAGACCTTCATTGATTTTCAACTTAAATGAAACTTCACCCTTCGCTATAGAAAGAGTACCATTTTCTATTTTTACAGAGAGCCCAGAGATTTGAATTGGACGACTACCTATTCTTGACATTGTTTTCAGTAAAGGCACTGTAGAAAAACTAGTAAACAAGGCAGAGAACTTCTCCACCGACGTGCTTCAGATAGGCTTCCTTACCAGTCAGTATGCCGCGCGAGGTGCTGAGTATGCAAGTACCAAGACCATTAAGAGGACGAGGTATTCTATTTACATTAACATAAACCCTTCTTCCCGGGCGGGAGACTCTGGAAAGATGCCTGATTGCAGGTTCAGAAGACTGAGCATACCTGATGTAAATTCGTATTGTACGTTTATGACCCTCACCTGTAATTTTATAGTTATTAATATAACCTTCTTCTTTTAGAATCCTGACAATCTCGGCCTTAATCTTAGAGTAATTAACATCTACTTTTAGGTGCCCTGCTTGTGTAGCATTCCTAATTCTAGTTAGGAGGTCGCTTATTGGGTCAGTCATACTCTTCTCCAAGAAATCTTTATACTAGCAAGTCATTTCCTAAATGGCATTCCAAGGCAAGATAAAAGCTCTTGTGCTTCTGCGTCAGTTTGAGCTGAAGTAACAAAGGTTATATTCATTCCTCTAAGCTTATCAACCTTGGCGATGTCTATCTCAGGAAAAACAATCTGTTCTTTTATACCAAGAGTATAGTTTCCACGACCATCAAATGACTTGGTAGATACTCCCCGGAAGTCACGTACACGTGGTAGTGCTATCTTAACTAGGCGTTCAAAGAACTCATACATCCTTTTACCGCGTAAAGTGACCATTACTCCAACTGGGTCTTGTTCACGTAGCTTGAAGGAGGCAATTGATGACTTGGCACGGGTTACCACCGGCTTTTGACCTGTAATGAGCGCAAGCTCCTGTAGACCCGTCTCAAGAACCTTCAGGTTTTTTGAGAGTACATAGTCTTTACCGAGACCCATGTTAATAACTATTTTTTCTAGTCTCGGTACCGACATAACATTCTTATATCCAAATGTTTTACACATTTGACTTATCGCTTTTTCTCTTGCCGTCAACATACCACTACTCAAACGATTTCTATAGAAGATTATTGCTTCTTGACCTTCGAGAAAGAAAGCCAAGTTTCTTCTTCTATAATACCTCCATTGTTTTGGGAAGTTTTCTTGATGTGTTTTTTACTCATTGAGATTCCTTCGACAAGCAGTCGCAGATTGCTGCGGTCTATTTTCTTAACCAAGCCTATCTTACGCTTATCTTTACCGGAAATCAAGATTACACTGTCACCAACTCTCAAATTTTTTGATAGCTTATTACTTTTCATACTACCTCAGGTGCCAGTGAAATTATCTTCATGAACTTCTTGTCCCTTAGCTCCCTAGCAATCGGCCCCGAAACACGAGTCCCCACAGGATCCCATCCCTCGCTACCTTTCTTTACTAAAACAGCCGCGTTCTGATCGAAACGAACATAGCTGCCGTCTTTCCTGCGTACTTCCTTGCGAGTCCTCACAATAACAGCCTTTACAACTTGCCCCTTCTTGATAGTACCATCAGAAGATACCTCCTTAACATTTGCAGTAATAATGTCCCCAAGAGTGGCTCTTCTCCCAACCGAGCCACCGAGTGGTAAAATACAAGATATTTTTCTTGCACCTGAGTTGTCAGCAACATCAAGTATAGTACGCATCTGTATCATGGAGTATACCTCCTCACTTGAAAAAGAGGAAAATCTAGTGGACTTTACTCATTAACTCCTTGACCACCCATCGCTTCCTTGCAGACAAGGGACGAGATTCAACTATTCTTACCTTGTCTCCGACTTTACAGGAAAGTTCATCATGAGCTAGAAATTTTGAGCTACGTCGAACATACTTCTTGTATATTGGATGCATGACTAAGCGCTCTACTTTTACCGTGACTGTTTTTTTGTTTTTTGCACTGACAACAAAGCCCACTTTCTCAACTTTTTTACTTTTCATCACTTCTCTCTTGTCCTCTTCTCGCCTATTACAGTCTTGATCCTAGCTATGTTTTTTCTAACTATGGGAAGCTTGTTAGCCGCTTCGCGAATACCTAAGTTTTTCTTTATAGAAAGTCTTGTCAATTCTAACTTCATTTCTTTTTCAAGGGTAATCAGTTCACGTACAGACTTTGAACGAATCTCATTTAGTGTCATTACAGTATTGCTCCGTTCTCTGAGTCTCGTTGAACAAACTTCACTTTTATTGGCAGCTTTTGAGCAGCTAGGTACATAGCATCACGGGCCAACTCTTCACTCACTCCTTCGACCTCGAAAAGTATTCTCCCGGGTTTGACCACTGCTACCCAACCCTCAGGAGCTCCCTTTCCTTTACCCATTCGGGTTTCTGCTGGCTTCTTGGTAACAGGCTTGTCTGGGAAAATCCTAATCCATATTTTCCCACCTCTTTTAAGAGAACGCGATATAGCTATTCTAGCAGCTTCTATCTGACGACTGGTTATCCAGGCAGGTTCTAGAGCCTTTATGCCGAACTGTCCAAAACTAATCCTAGCACCTGATGTTGCTAAACCTGAACGGCGTCCTCTTTGCTGTTTTCTGTACTTTGTCTTTTTAGGAGATTTGTATTCAGCCATGTCTTTGTTATCTCATTTTACCGAGGTTGCTCTGCGGGAGTCACTTTGACCAAGCGTGCGTCTCACAGAATATATTTCGCCTTTGTATATCCAGACCTTTATTCCGATAACTCCATACGTTGTGTGTGCTTCTGCAAAACCATAGTCAATATCAGCCCTCAACGTGTGAAGTGGCATTCTGCCTTCAAGATACTGTTCGCTTCTTGCAATTTCTGCACCGTTGAGCCGTCCTGATACTATTACCCTAACCCCTTGTGCACCAAAACGACGTGAACTCTCAGTCACTTTTCGCATTGCCCGCCTGAAAGCGATGCGTTTTTCTATCTGTAAAGCAATTTGCTCTGCTTGCAGTTGGGCATTTAACTCTGGCTTCTGTATCTCTTGTATGTATATGCTCACATCCCGACCTGTTTTCTGCTGTATCTCAAGCTTCAATTTGTCTATCTCAGCACCCTTTCTGCCAATGATAACACCTGGACGAGAAGTATGGACGACAATTTTCAACTTGTTGACAGCACGCTCTATATCAATCGAAGCTACTCCGGCACCAGCAAAACGTTGCTTTAATTCCTTGCGCAAAAAGAAATCCTCTGCCACAAGCCTTGCAAACTCTGTATCTTTTCCTGAGTACCAAGTTGAGCGCCAAGGTCTCACAATTCCTAGCCGAAAGCCATAAGGATGAACTTTTTGCCCCATCACTTCACCTACTCTTCATTGCCATCAGAGAGTACAAACTTTACAGTAAAGAGCCGACGCTGCTCTCTATAAGCTCTTCCCATTGGAGCTGGCCGAATACGACGTCGATGCTTTGTCAGCCCGGTGTTTACGTGGCACTCTTTGATAAAAAGTTGCTCTATATTCAGTTTTAGATTGTTTTTCTCAGATAGATATTCAGCATTAGATATAGCTGACCACAAAACTTTCTTTAGCACCGAGGCTACTCTCTTTCTACTCAGGTTAAGTAATGCTAAGGCCTCAGTCACGTTGCGGCCACGTACTTGGTCAATAACCAGCCTTGCTTTCTGGGGCGATCCCTTTGTAGAACGAAGAACTGCTATAAAATGCATTTCCTAGACCTCTTCTTAAGCACTATAACTACCTACGCTTAGCCGATTTCTCGTTTTTATCCCCTGCATGGCCTTTGAACGTACGTGTTGGGGCAAATTCACCTAGTTTGTGACCTACCATATTCTCAGATATAAATACAGGGATGAATTTTTTTCCATTGTGTACAGCAAAGGTGTGCCCAACCATATCTGGTATTATTGTTGACCTCCTCGACCAGGTTTTGATGACACGTCTTTCGTTTGTTTCTCTCAGCTGCTGGAGAATATCACGTATAGAATTATCTACAAATGGTCCCTTTCTTATTGATCGAGGCATACACAACTCCTTGAATCAAACTACTTCCTACGCCGAACTATATACTTCTCTGTCTGCTTGTTACGCCGGGTTTTGTAACCACGTGTCGGCATTCCCCAAGGAGTAACAGGATGTCTTCCACCTGAGGTTTTTCCCTCTCCGCCACCATGTGGGTGATCTACTGGATTCATGGCAACCCCACGAACCTCTGGGCGTAATCCCCGCCACCGTGCCCGTCCTGCCTTTCCAAGAGATACATTCTCATGATCCAAATTACCTACTTGCCCAATTGTTGCATAGCAATTGACAGGGATTTTTCTCACTTCACCAGACGGCATGCGCAACTGAGCCATTTCATCATCCTTAGCAATAAGTTGTGCTTTTGCTCCGGCTGCTCTAACTAACTGCCCTCCCCTCCCTGGCTTGAGTTCAATGTTGTGCAAGTCGGTTCCAAGCGGTATCTTAGATATCGGAAGTGCATTACCAGGGATAATGTCTGCGTCAGGACCAGATAACACGAACTGGCCTACTTTGAGGCCGTTCGGTGCAATTATATAACGCTTTTCGCCATCAATATAGTTTACAAGTGCGATCCTTGAGGATCGATTTGGATCATACTCAATTCTTGCTACCTTACCAGGTATCCCAAGCTTATCGCGTTTGAAGTCTATGATTCTGTATAGACGCTTGTGCCCCCCACCTCGGTGACGGGTTGTAATTCTCCCATCGCTATTTCTACCTGAAATCTTCCTCTTCTTCTCCGTTAAGGACTTGAGCGGACGCTCACGTGATAGTTCAGAATCAACGATAAACGTCTGAAAGCGCCTCGCAGGTGATGTAGGTTTTACACTCTTGATTGGCATAGCAATTCCCTAGTGTATTTTACAAAGAATTTGCATAATCTTCTATGCTGTATCCAGGGGCAAGGGTAACGTAGGCTTTTTTCCAGTCACTCTTCTTGCCTACATAGCGTCCCCGGCGCACCGTCTTACCTCTGTAACTTGCTGTATTTACGGATCTAACCTTCACATTGAAGAGCTTTTCTACTGCATTCTTAATGTCTATCTTTTTTGACTTCTTATTGACTCGCA
This genomic window contains:
- the rplE gene encoding 50S ribosomal protein L5; its protein translation is MAFFLEGQEAIIFYRNRLSSGMLTAREKAISQMCKTFGYKNVMSVPRLEKIVINMGLGKDYVLSKNLKVLETGLQELALITGQKPVVTRAKSSIASFKLREQDPVGVMVTLRGKRMYEFFERLVKIALPRVRDFRGVSTKSFDGRGNYTLGIKEQIVFPEIDIAKVDKLRGMNITFVTSAQTDAEAQELLSCLGMPFRK
- the rpsC gene encoding 30S ribosomal protein S3, coding for MGQKVHPYGFRLGIVRPWRSTWYSGKDTEFARLVAEDFFLRKELKQRFAGAGVASIDIERAVNKLKIVVHTSRPGVIIGRKGAEIDKLKLEIQQKTGRDVSIYIQEIQKPELNAQLQAEQIALQIEKRIAFRRAMRKVTESSRRFGAQGVRVIVSGRLNGAEIARSEQYLEGRMPLHTLRADIDYGFAEAHTTYGVIGIKVWIYKGEIYSVRRTLGQSDSRRATSVK
- a CDS encoding 50S ribosomal protein L6, translating into MEKFSALFTSFSTVPLLKTMSRIGSRPIQISGLSVKIENGTLSIAKGEVSFKLKINEGLRVDILDGHLRVVSLNNSSHQYQGLLRTLINNAITGLQSKFSVDLDLVGVGYKVDKKDNKLVFSLGYSHPVEYHLPDGIDCIIEKLQKPIQQYQATLTIKGSDKELVGQVAANLVKLRVPDAYKGKGIRYASKPILLKPGKSGGKGGKK
- the rplP gene encoding 50S ribosomal protein L16, translating into MAEYKSPKKTKYRKQQRGRRSGLATSGARISFGQFGIKALEPAWITSRQIEAARIAISRSLKRGGKIWIRIFPDKPVTKKPAETRMGKGKGAPEGWVAVVKPGRILFEVEGVSEELARDAMYLAAQKLPIKVKFVQRDSENGAIL
- the rplW gene encoding 50S ribosomal protein L23, with amino-acid sequence MKIYEVIKSPLVSEKALNLRDQALNVGQLIVLRVNKKSKKIDIKNAVEKLFNVKVRSVNTASYRGKTVRRGRYVGKKSDWKKAYVTLAPGYSIEDYANSL
- the rplB gene encoding 50S ribosomal protein L2, with amino-acid sequence MPIKSVKPTSPARRFQTFIVDSELSRERPLKSLTEKKRKISGRNSDGRITTRHRGGGHKRLYRIIDFKRDKLGIPGKVARIEYDPNRSSRIALVNYIDGEKRYIIAPNGLKVGQFVLSGPDADIIPGNALPISKIPLGTDLHNIELKPGRGGQLVRAAGAKAQLIAKDDEMAQLRMPSGEVRKIPVNCYATIGQVGNLDHENVSLGKAGRARWRGLRPEVRGVAMNPVDHPHGGGEGKTSGGRHPVTPWGMPTRGYKTRRNKQTEKYIVRRRK
- the rplN gene encoding 50S ribosomal protein L14, whose translation is MIQMRTILDVADNSGARKISCILPLGGSVGRRATLGDIITANVKEVSSDGTIKKGQVVKAVIVRTRKEVRRKDGSYVRFDQNAAVLVKKGSEGWDPVGTRVSGPIARELRDKKFMKIISLAPEVV
- the rpmC gene encoding 50S ribosomal protein L29; this translates as MTLNEIRSKSVRELITLEKEMKLELTRLSIKKNLGIREAANKLPIVRKNIARIKTVIGEKRTREK
- the rplX gene encoding 50S ribosomal protein L24 — translated: MKSNKLSKNLRVGDSVILISGKDKRKIGLVKKIDRSNLRLLVEGISMSKKHIKKTSQNNGGIIEEETWLSFSKVKKQ
- the rplR gene encoding 50S ribosomal protein L18, with amino-acid sequence MGHRRRKIKGSVDTRLRLCVYRSAKHIYAQIIDDVRGITVCSASSLKLQEYTSDETKLTRKVYLASKVGKEIAEEAKRRGITKVFFDRNGYKYHGRVKQLAESARRGGLDF
- the rplV gene encoding 50S ribosomal protein L22, which encodes MHFIAVLRSTKGSPQKARLVIDQVRGRNVTEALALLNLSRKRVASVLKKVLWSAISNAEYLSEKNNLKLNIEQLFIKECHVNTGLTKHRRRIRPAPMGRAYREQRRLFTVKFVLSDGNEE
- the rpsS gene encoding 30S ribosomal protein S19, which produces MPRSIRKGPFVDNSIRDILQQLRETNERRVIKTWSRRSTIIPDMVGHTFAVHNGKKFIPVFISENMVGHKLGEFAPTRTFKGHAGDKNEKSAKRR
- the rpsQ gene encoding 30S ribosomal protein S17, with the protein product MKSKKVEKVGFVVSAKNKKTVTVKVERLVMHPIYKKYVRRSSKFLAHDELSCKVGDKVRIVESRPLSARKRWVVKELMSKVH
- the rpsH gene encoding 30S ribosomal protein S8; this translates as MTDPISDLLTRIRNATQAGHLKVDVNYSKIKAEIVRILKEEGYINNYKITGEGHKRTIRIYIRYAQSSEPAIRHLSRVSRPGRRVYVNVNRIPRPLNGLGTCILSTSRGILTGKEAYLKHVGGEVLCLVY